Proteins co-encoded in one Arachis hypogaea cultivar Tifrunner chromosome 11, arahy.Tifrunner.gnm2.J5K5, whole genome shotgun sequence genomic window:
- the LOC112723663 gene encoding protein phosphatase 2C 50 isoform X1 — MEEISSSVAVPFTIGNLIQKESAVATHVEITGIKLMANTAAALILNPSVEGCQPYSVGSDNHSDVSLKHQITVSAEMKENEVGAAVVSEMVIECDSNWVLRESHNPPRKEDEFMLAVDFRCLHSSSSNDKRSPSGEEAASLKAIYSEIDSPVIIGVDDKIYAEYGLNKTHPALQPEENTVSVAMDLESEDPRGLDGSDPKFCAAPLDQANRTSNPNASEVSSRVLCGFSSICGKRPEMEDAIAVKPKLLQVPSKMLTDSHVNDNTICSLAHFFGVYDGHGGFQVANYCRERLHSALIEEIEAAQSSLAETELGDSLQDYWKKAFVSCFQKVDDEVGGIRAGNGGNNIGGLESTIEPIAPETAGSTAVVAILNQSHIIVANCGDSRAVLYRGKEAIPLSADHKPNREDEWARIEAAGGRVIHWQGYRVLGVLAMSRSIGDRYLKPCIIPEPEVKFVQREKHDECLILASDGLWDVVTNEEACEVARKRILLWHKKYGENASMTEQVEEGVDPAAHSAAEYLSRLALQRGSKDNISVIVIDLKAQRKIKRKA, encoded by the exons ATGGAGGAAATATCTTCTAGTGTTGCAGTGCCATTTACAATTGGGAACTTGATTCAGAAGGAGTCAGCAGTGGCAACCCACGTGGAGATAACTGGTATAAAGCTTATGGCAAATACTGCTGCAGCTTTAATATTAAATCCTTCAGTGGAAGGTTGCCAACCATATTCTGTTGGAAGTGATAATCATTCTGATGTAAGTCTCAAACATCAAATTACGGTATCTGCAGAGATGAAGGAGAATGAAGTTGGAGCTGCCGTTGTCTCAGAAATGGTTATTGAATGTGACAGTAATTGGGTCTTGAGAGAAAGCCATAACCCACCAAGGAAGGAAGATGAATTCATGCTGGCTGTGGATTTTCGTTGTCTACATAGTTCAAGCTCCAATGACAAACGCAGCCCCTCTGGGGAGGAAGCTGCATCCTTGAAGGCCATTTATTCTGAGATAGATTCGCCAGTTATCATCGGGGTTGATGATAAAATCTATGCTGAGTATGGATTAAACAAGACACATCCAGCACTGCAGCCAGAGGAGAACACAGTTTCTGTTGCAATGGATCTTGAGAGTGAGGATCCAAGGGGATTGGATGGGTCTGATCCAAAGTTTTGTGCTGCACCTCTTGATCAGGCTAACAGAACAAGCAACCCGAATGCTTCGGAAGTGAGTAGTCGTGTTCTCTGTGGTTTTTCATCAATCTGTGGAAAAAGACCAGAGATGGAAGATGCTATAGCTGTTAAGCCTAAACTTCTTCAAGTTCCTTCAAAGATGCTAACAGATAGCCATGTGAACGATAACACAATATGCTCATTAGCCCACTTTTTCGGTGTCTATGATGGACATGGAGGCTTTCAG GTTGCCAATTACTGCCGGGAACGCCTGCATTCAGCTTTGATTGAGGAGATAGAAGCTGCACAATCAAGTTTGGCAGAAACAGAACTGGGAGATTCTTTACAGGACTATTGGAAGAAAGCATTTGTAAGTTGTTTTCAGAAAGTTGATGATGAAGTTGGAGGAATTCGAGCTGGTAATGGCGGAAATAACATTGGTGGACTAGAGTCTACGATTGAACCAATTGCTCCTGAGACTGCTGGCTCCACTGCAGTGGTTGCCATATTGAATCAATCACACATAATAGTCGCAAATTGTGGGGATTCAAGAGCCGTCTTGTATCGCGGAAAAGAAGCCATTCCATTGTCTGCTGACCACAAA CCAAACAGGGAGGATGAGTGGGCAAGGATAGAAGCTGCAGGAGGAAGGGTCATACATTGGCAAGGGTACCGAGTTCTTGGCGTTTTGGCAATGTCAAGATCCATAG GTGATAGGTACTTGAAACCATGTATTATTCCAGAACCGGAAGTGAAGTTTGTGCAACGGGAGAAACATGACGAGTGCCTTATTCTAGCTAGTGATGGTTTATGGGATGTGGTGACAAATGAAGAAGCCTGTGAAGTTGCACGGAAGAGGATCCTTCTTTGGCACAAGAAGTATGGCGAGAATGCGTCAATGACCGAACAAGTTGAAGAAGGAGTTGACCCTGCAGCTCACTCTGCTGCAGAGTATCTCTCTAGACTTGCCCTCCAAAGGGGAAGCAAAGATAACATCTCTGTAATTGTGATAGACTTGAAggctcaaagaaaaattaagagaaaagcaTAA
- the LOC112723663 gene encoding protein phosphatase 2C 50 isoform X2, giving the protein MEEISSSVAVPFTIGNLIQKESAVATHVEITEMKENEVGAAVVSEMVIECDSNWVLRESHNPPRKEDEFMLAVDFRCLHSSSSNDKRSPSGEEAASLKAIYSEIDSPVIIGVDDKIYAEYGLNKTHPALQPEENTVSVAMDLESEDPRGLDGSDPKFCAAPLDQANRTSNPNASEVSSRVLCGFSSICGKRPEMEDAIAVKPKLLQVPSKMLTDSHVNDNTICSLAHFFGVYDGHGGFQVANYCRERLHSALIEEIEAAQSSLAETELGDSLQDYWKKAFVSCFQKVDDEVGGIRAGNGGNNIGGLESTIEPIAPETAGSTAVVAILNQSHIIVANCGDSRAVLYRGKEAIPLSADHKPNREDEWARIEAAGGRVIHWQGYRVLGVLAMSRSIGDRYLKPCIIPEPEVKFVQREKHDECLILASDGLWDVVTNEEACEVARKRILLWHKKYGENASMTEQVEEGVDPAAHSAAEYLSRLALQRGSKDNISVIVIDLKAQRKIKRKA; this is encoded by the exons ATGGAGGAAATATCTTCTAGTGTTGCAGTGCCATTTACAATTGGGAACTTGATTCAGAAGGAGTCAGCAGTGGCAACCCACGTGGAGATAACTG AGATGAAGGAGAATGAAGTTGGAGCTGCCGTTGTCTCAGAAATGGTTATTGAATGTGACAGTAATTGGGTCTTGAGAGAAAGCCATAACCCACCAAGGAAGGAAGATGAATTCATGCTGGCTGTGGATTTTCGTTGTCTACATAGTTCAAGCTCCAATGACAAACGCAGCCCCTCTGGGGAGGAAGCTGCATCCTTGAAGGCCATTTATTCTGAGATAGATTCGCCAGTTATCATCGGGGTTGATGATAAAATCTATGCTGAGTATGGATTAAACAAGACACATCCAGCACTGCAGCCAGAGGAGAACACAGTTTCTGTTGCAATGGATCTTGAGAGTGAGGATCCAAGGGGATTGGATGGGTCTGATCCAAAGTTTTGTGCTGCACCTCTTGATCAGGCTAACAGAACAAGCAACCCGAATGCTTCGGAAGTGAGTAGTCGTGTTCTCTGTGGTTTTTCATCAATCTGTGGAAAAAGACCAGAGATGGAAGATGCTATAGCTGTTAAGCCTAAACTTCTTCAAGTTCCTTCAAAGATGCTAACAGATAGCCATGTGAACGATAACACAATATGCTCATTAGCCCACTTTTTCGGTGTCTATGATGGACATGGAGGCTTTCAG GTTGCCAATTACTGCCGGGAACGCCTGCATTCAGCTTTGATTGAGGAGATAGAAGCTGCACAATCAAGTTTGGCAGAAACAGAACTGGGAGATTCTTTACAGGACTATTGGAAGAAAGCATTTGTAAGTTGTTTTCAGAAAGTTGATGATGAAGTTGGAGGAATTCGAGCTGGTAATGGCGGAAATAACATTGGTGGACTAGAGTCTACGATTGAACCAATTGCTCCTGAGACTGCTGGCTCCACTGCAGTGGTTGCCATATTGAATCAATCACACATAATAGTCGCAAATTGTGGGGATTCAAGAGCCGTCTTGTATCGCGGAAAAGAAGCCATTCCATTGTCTGCTGACCACAAA CCAAACAGGGAGGATGAGTGGGCAAGGATAGAAGCTGCAGGAGGAAGGGTCATACATTGGCAAGGGTACCGAGTTCTTGGCGTTTTGGCAATGTCAAGATCCATAG GTGATAGGTACTTGAAACCATGTATTATTCCAGAACCGGAAGTGAAGTTTGTGCAACGGGAGAAACATGACGAGTGCCTTATTCTAGCTAGTGATGGTTTATGGGATGTGGTGACAAATGAAGAAGCCTGTGAAGTTGCACGGAAGAGGATCCTTCTTTGGCACAAGAAGTATGGCGAGAATGCGTCAATGACCGAACAAGTTGAAGAAGGAGTTGACCCTGCAGCTCACTCTGCTGCAGAGTATCTCTCTAGACTTGCCCTCCAAAGGGGAAGCAAAGATAACATCTCTGTAATTGTGATAGACTTGAAggctcaaagaaaaattaagagaaaagcaTAA